The following are from one region of the Stigmatopora argus isolate UIUO_Sarg chromosome 9, RoL_Sarg_1.0, whole genome shotgun sequence genome:
- the irf2b gene encoding interferon regulatory factor 2 isoform X1, translating into MKMKSNSKIVNADIAMPVDRMRMRPWLEEQINSSQIPGLKWVNKEKRIFQIPWMHAARHGWDLKKDAPLFMRWAIHTGKYQPGKEPPDPKTWKANFRCAMNSLPDIEEVKDKSNKKGTNAFRVYKMLSSSERGLKKGKKRTDKESRPIENKEVASPSFERTSLLIHAVHFENLKQESQDEEEMPQTTNAISSEEDHVIATELLPFVCQTIEVKTETEEETVSTPHFYPLQISPISSYSGSDTDSDTVDNNQGVNPAWRRDHGKSVLKVSPSSLPGMASFVRGSKPYCRITTMRDPDPHISYQSDSWTKPYNQKSHATSIPNHTHEMRASVIMKTSDVTSS; encoded by the exons atgaaaatgaaatcgAACTCAAAGATCGTCAACGCGG ATATCGCAATGCCTGTAGATAGAATGAGAATGCGGCCGTGGCTGGAAGAACAGATCAACTCTAGTCAGATACCAGGCCTCAAATGGGTTAACAAA gaaaaaagaatatttcaaaTTCCTTGGATGCATGCTGCTCGGCATGGCTGGGACTTAAAGAAAGATGCTCCTCTCTTCATGAGATGGGCTATACACACTG GGAAGTACCAGCCAGGTAAAGAACCCCCAGATCCAAAGACCTGGAAGGCAAATTTCCGCTGTGCAATGAACAGCCTGCCTGACATTGAGGAGGTGAAGgataaaagcaacaaaaaaggaacaaatgCATTCAGGGTCTACAAAATGCTGTCGTCGTCGGAGAGAGGTTTAAAGAAGG GAAAGAAGAGGACTGACAAAGAGAGTAGACCTATAGAAAATAAGGAG GTAGCATCTCCGTCTTTTGAAAGGACATCGCTTCTCATTCATGCTGTTCATTTTGAAAACCTCAAACAGGAATCTCAGGATGAAGAAGAGATGCCGCAAACAACCAATG CTATTTCTAGCGAAGAAGACCATGTGATTGCAACCGAGCTTCTACCGTTTGTCTGTCAGACAATCGAAGTGAAAACAGAGACCGAAGAGGAGACCGTCAGCACGCCCCATTTTTACCCTCTGCAAATATCTCCTATATCTTCGTACAGCG GAAGCGACACAGACAGCGATACTGTCGACAACAACCAG GGAGTTAATCCAGCCTGGAGACGGGATCATGGCAAGTCAGTTCTTAAGGTGTCCCCGTCTTCCCTCCCTGGCATGGCGAGCTTCGTTAGAGGAAGCAAACCTTACTGCCGAATAACCACCATGCGAGACCCAGACCCTCACATCAGTTATCAGAGCGACAGCTGGACAAAACCTTATAACCAGAAGTCTCATGCAACTTCGATACCCAATCACACGCATGAGATGCGGGCCAGCGTTATTATGAAAACCTCAGATGTCACCTCCTCCTAA
- the irf2b gene encoding interferon regulatory factor 2 isoform X2: protein MPVDRMRMRPWLEEQINSSQIPGLKWVNKEKRIFQIPWMHAARHGWDLKKDAPLFMRWAIHTGKYQPGKEPPDPKTWKANFRCAMNSLPDIEEVKDKSNKKGTNAFRVYKMLSSSERGLKKGKKRTDKESRPIENKEVASPSFERTSLLIHAVHFENLKQESQDEEEMPQTTNAISSEEDHVIATELLPFVCQTIEVKTETEEETVSTPHFYPLQISPISSYSGSDTDSDTVDNNQGVNPAWRRDHGKSVLKVSPSSLPGMASFVRGSKPYCRITTMRDPDPHISYQSDSWTKPYNQKSHATSIPNHTHEMRASVIMKTSDVTSS, encoded by the exons ATGCCTGTAGATAGAATGAGAATGCGGCCGTGGCTGGAAGAACAGATCAACTCTAGTCAGATACCAGGCCTCAAATGGGTTAACAAA gaaaaaagaatatttcaaaTTCCTTGGATGCATGCTGCTCGGCATGGCTGGGACTTAAAGAAAGATGCTCCTCTCTTCATGAGATGGGCTATACACACTG GGAAGTACCAGCCAGGTAAAGAACCCCCAGATCCAAAGACCTGGAAGGCAAATTTCCGCTGTGCAATGAACAGCCTGCCTGACATTGAGGAGGTGAAGgataaaagcaacaaaaaaggaacaaatgCATTCAGGGTCTACAAAATGCTGTCGTCGTCGGAGAGAGGTTTAAAGAAGG GAAAGAAGAGGACTGACAAAGAGAGTAGACCTATAGAAAATAAGGAG GTAGCATCTCCGTCTTTTGAAAGGACATCGCTTCTCATTCATGCTGTTCATTTTGAAAACCTCAAACAGGAATCTCAGGATGAAGAAGAGATGCCGCAAACAACCAATG CTATTTCTAGCGAAGAAGACCATGTGATTGCAACCGAGCTTCTACCGTTTGTCTGTCAGACAATCGAAGTGAAAACAGAGACCGAAGAGGAGACCGTCAGCACGCCCCATTTTTACCCTCTGCAAATATCTCCTATATCTTCGTACAGCG GAAGCGACACAGACAGCGATACTGTCGACAACAACCAG GGAGTTAATCCAGCCTGGAGACGGGATCATGGCAAGTCAGTTCTTAAGGTGTCCCCGTCTTCCCTCCCTGGCATGGCGAGCTTCGTTAGAGGAAGCAAACCTTACTGCCGAATAACCACCATGCGAGACCCAGACCCTCACATCAGTTATCAGAGCGACAGCTGGACAAAACCTTATAACCAGAAGTCTCATGCAACTTCGATACCCAATCACACGCATGAGATGCGGGCCAGCGTTATTATGAAAACCTCAGATGTCACCTCCTCCTAA
- the casp3b gene encoding caspase-3b isoform X2, with protein sequence MTTRNGTDIDAGLAIKTFSELGYKLKVANDLPVDKMMDLLCEVSKEDHSKSASFVCILLSHGDEGVIYGTDGFEKLENMSRPFKGNYCRGLVGKPKLFFIQACRGTQLDDGIETDSVVEQTSDKLPMEADFLYAYSTAPGYYSWRNTQNGSWFIQALCEMLKHFKGELELMQILTRVNHKVATQFESDSNLPGFTGKKQIPCISSMLTKEFYFPK encoded by the exons ATGACCACTCGAAATGGGACAGACATCGATGCTGGTCTTGCCATTAAGACTTTTTCTGAACTTGGTTATAAGTTAAAAGTGGCCAATGATCTGCCTGTGGATAAAATGATGGATCTTTTGTGTGAAG TATCCAAAGAGGATCACAGCAAAAGTGCAtcatttgtgtgtattttgctaAGTCATGGTGATGAGGGCGTGATTTATGGAACTGATGGATTTGAAAAGCTTGAAAACATGTCAAGACCTTTTAAAGGAAATTACTGCAGGGGTCTTGTGGGAAAACCAAAGCTGTTCTTCATACAG GCATGCCGTGGCACACAATTGGATGATGGAATCGAAACCGACAGCGTAGTGGAACAAACATCAGATAAGTTACCTATGGAGGCTGACTTCTTGTATGCCTATTCTACAGCTCCAG GTTATTACTCGTGGAGGAACACGCAAAATGGCTCTTGGTTCATCCAGGCGTTGTGCGAGATGTTGAAGCATTTCAAAGGGGAGTTGGAACTAATGCAGATCCTGACTCGGGTCAACCACAAAGTGGCAACGCAATTTGAATCAGACTCCAACCTGCCTGGGTTTACGGGCAAAAAACAGATTCCATGCATATCCTCAATGTTAACCAAAGAGTTTTACTTTCCGAAATAA
- the irf2b gene encoding interferon regulatory factor 2 isoform X3, with protein sequence MKMKSNSKIVNADIAMPVDRMRMRPWLEEQINSSQIPGLKWVNKEKRIFQIPWMHAARHGWDLKKDAPLFMRWAIHTGKYQPGKEPPDPKTWKANFRCAMNSLPDIEEVKDKSNKKGTNAFRVYKMLSSSERGLKKGKKRTDKESRPIENKEESQDEEEMPQTTNAISSEEDHVIATELLPFVCQTIEVKTETEEETVSTPHFYPLQISPISSYSGSDTDSDTVDNNQGVNPAWRRDHGKSVLKVSPSSLPGMASFVRGSKPYCRITTMRDPDPHISYQSDSWTKPYNQKSHATSIPNHTHEMRASVIMKTSDVTSS encoded by the exons atgaaaatgaaatcgAACTCAAAGATCGTCAACGCGG ATATCGCAATGCCTGTAGATAGAATGAGAATGCGGCCGTGGCTGGAAGAACAGATCAACTCTAGTCAGATACCAGGCCTCAAATGGGTTAACAAA gaaaaaagaatatttcaaaTTCCTTGGATGCATGCTGCTCGGCATGGCTGGGACTTAAAGAAAGATGCTCCTCTCTTCATGAGATGGGCTATACACACTG GGAAGTACCAGCCAGGTAAAGAACCCCCAGATCCAAAGACCTGGAAGGCAAATTTCCGCTGTGCAATGAACAGCCTGCCTGACATTGAGGAGGTGAAGgataaaagcaacaaaaaaggaacaaatgCATTCAGGGTCTACAAAATGCTGTCGTCGTCGGAGAGAGGTTTAAAGAAGG GAAAGAAGAGGACTGACAAAGAGAGTAGACCTATAGAAAATAAGGAG GAATCTCAGGATGAAGAAGAGATGCCGCAAACAACCAATG CTATTTCTAGCGAAGAAGACCATGTGATTGCAACCGAGCTTCTACCGTTTGTCTGTCAGACAATCGAAGTGAAAACAGAGACCGAAGAGGAGACCGTCAGCACGCCCCATTTTTACCCTCTGCAAATATCTCCTATATCTTCGTACAGCG GAAGCGACACAGACAGCGATACTGTCGACAACAACCAG GGAGTTAATCCAGCCTGGAGACGGGATCATGGCAAGTCAGTTCTTAAGGTGTCCCCGTCTTCCCTCCCTGGCATGGCGAGCTTCGTTAGAGGAAGCAAACCTTACTGCCGAATAACCACCATGCGAGACCCAGACCCTCACATCAGTTATCAGAGCGACAGCTGGACAAAACCTTATAACCAGAAGTCTCATGCAACTTCGATACCCAATCACACGCATGAGATGCGGGCCAGCGTTATTATGAAAACCTCAGATGTCACCTCCTCCTAA